The following proteins are co-located in the Candidatus Avedoeria danica genome:
- a CDS encoding tetratricopeptide repeat protein produces MRRSAHLQLLTQLARTKSLQRAFDEAHRILDTVEPQLDDADDVTRVRYLLERGRALNSSGRPGDARPLFVDAFDRARACGADGFAVDAAHMVAIVEPPDGALAWNERALALAETSPDPAARRWRASLYNNLGWTYHAMGNDARALDVFERAVPLREAAGNAATIRIARWSVARILRALGRIDEALAAQRALLADHEAAGSEDGFVHEELAECLTARQQADEARPHFARAHELLSADTWFVANEGDRLARLVEMARAAGTSSGG; encoded by the coding sequence TGCAACTGCTCACCCAGCTGGCGCGCACGAAGAGCCTCCAGCGCGCGTTCGACGAGGCCCATCGCATCCTCGACACCGTCGAGCCGCAACTGGACGACGCGGACGACGTGACCCGCGTGCGCTACCTGCTCGAGCGCGGCCGCGCGCTGAACTCGTCCGGCCGTCCCGGCGATGCCCGCCCGCTGTTCGTCGACGCGTTCGACCGCGCGCGCGCCTGCGGCGCCGACGGCTTCGCGGTCGATGCGGCCCACATGGTGGCGATCGTCGAGCCGCCCGACGGCGCGCTGGCGTGGAACGAGCGCGCGCTCGCCCTGGCCGAGACGTCGCCGGACCCGGCGGCGCGGCGGTGGCGCGCCTCGCTCTACAACAACCTCGGCTGGACGTACCACGCCATGGGCAACGACGCGCGCGCCCTCGATGTGTTCGAGCGCGCCGTGCCCCTCCGCGAAGCCGCCGGCAACGCGGCGACGATCCGCATCGCGCGGTGGTCCGTCGCCCGCATCCTGCGCGCCCTCGGCCGCATCGACGAGGCGCTGGCTGCCCAGCGAGCGCTGCTCGCCGACCACGAGGCGGCCGGCAGCGAGGACGGCTTCGTCCACGAGGAGCTGGCGGAGTGCCTGACCGCACGCCAGCAAGCCGACGAAGCCCGGCCGCACTTCGCCCGCGCCCACGAACTTCTATCGGCGGACACGTGGTTCGTCGCCAACGAGGGGGATCGGTTGGCGCGGTTGGTGGAGATGGCGCGCGCCGCGGGAACGTCGTCGGGCGGATAA
- a CDS encoding insulinase family protein: MRGFGGRAGLDHRFSGLGRLRWLEDVAERGGKDKGAIQSLGAELSLLMARLAARPVRLAIIGDAADQAAVQDRTRATWSNFDRPAFLGPDVTRTPLPGAEPAAPRAFTTATQVNYCALALPAPAISHPDAAPLSVAARYLGNAYLHQRIREKGGAYGSRAAYSASLSAFTTTSYRDPRLADTFADMRDGFRWLASIADDERHLREAVLRAIADIDRPQSPAGEGRRRFVADLIGYGPAVINAYRSRILATTTDDIRRVAATWLDPDRAAAAVVTSRDALTTSGLGWESEAIGQRGAALLAEMGDEDEDDPDEA; encoded by the coding sequence ATGCGCGGCTTCGGCGGCCGCGCCGGCCTCGACCACCGTTTCAGCGGCCTCGGCCGGCTGCGCTGGCTCGAGGACGTGGCCGAGCGCGGCGGCAAGGACAAGGGGGCGATCCAGTCCCTCGGCGCCGAGCTGAGCCTGCTGATGGCCCGCCTCGCCGCCCGACCGGTGCGCCTCGCGATCATCGGCGACGCGGCGGACCAGGCGGCGGTTCAGGACCGGACGCGGGCGACATGGTCGAACTTCGACCGCCCCGCCTTCCTCGGCCCCGATGTCACGCGGACCCCGCTGCCCGGCGCCGAGCCTGCCGCGCCACGCGCCTTCACGACCGCCACCCAGGTGAACTACTGTGCGCTCGCCCTGCCCGCCCCCGCGATCAGCCACCCCGACGCGGCGCCGCTCTCGGTGGCGGCGCGTTACCTCGGCAACGCGTACCTCCACCAGCGGATCCGCGAAAAGGGCGGCGCGTACGGCTCCCGGGCCGCCTACTCCGCCAGCCTCAGCGCCTTCACGACGACGAGCTACCGTGATCCGCGGCTGGCTGATACGTTCGCCGACATGCGCGACGGCTTCCGCTGGCTGGCCTCGATCGCGGACGACGAACGCCACCTCCGCGAGGCCGTCCTGCGCGCCATCGCCGACATCGACCGCCCGCAGAGCCCGGCCGGCGAGGGGCGCCGCCGATTCGTCGCCGACCTCATCGGCTACGGCCCCGCGGTGATCAACGCCTACCGCAGCCGGATCCTGGCCACGACGACCGATGACATCCGTCGCGTCGCCGCCACGTGGCTCGACCCCGACCGCGCCGCCGCCGCCGTCGTCACCAGCCGCGACGCCCTGACCACGTCCGGCCTCGGCTGGGAGAGCGAGGCGATCGGCCAGAGGGGCGCGGCGCTGTTGGCGGAGATGGGGGATGAGGACGAGGACGATCCGGACGAAGCGTAA